In a genomic window of Ipomoea triloba cultivar NCNSP0323 chromosome 3, ASM357664v1:
- the LOC116012611 gene encoding uncharacterized protein LOC116012611, with translation MDPPLPAMAASLVDAQPLSASASASAAKIRLMCSYGGHIAHRPLCKSLCYVGGETRVVAVDRRTTAASLSALIAHLSRVLYNSRPFHLKYQLPNEELDSLVSVTTDEDFHNMLEEYDRISSSASATPSRIRLFLFPDSQGSALLDQKADSWFSDALNNSTIVRKGQSTDSCTPRGLMGLDTVVGSDLLSVEGQAECLSSSGGGGGDAKHGLELGGLLQESLVLETSSSFGSTNSSISMSNLPAIGVHGEETAFNLLEKRLRVPSSASLESDISVGSVGFQSKPSTYQEPFIQVVSGATSCTTEPESPISNASNLFQAQKMVQVPAYQVSQQSDGKAQHHGVQYVHGGPYYIPQYTTTPLPSSSCYPVYQVPVQQSPYTLSQQYPIYFVPVHPTPSINMSMQCSVNDTATISPNRPILHPQGHVIPPPTAQKDFPSAQQVPDSSAKVYRTIPISTVPVSAPSTQGQQQFVGHLEAQFSSQPVSSTSVSVTNYSDEFDEDLSYAQIYKSQPPAPAFISQCQTITKGQQYSYKSPQCSNT, from the exons ATGGACCCACCGCTCCCCGCCATGGCGGCCTCACTCGTCGACGCGCAACCGCTCTCAGCCTccgcctccgcctccgccgccAAGATCCGCCTTATGTGCAGCTACGGTGGCCACATAGCGCACCGCCCACTCTGCAAGTCCCTGTGCTATGTCGGAGGCGAAACCCGCGTGGTCGCCGTTGACCGCCGCACCACCGCCGCTTCACTCTCTGCCCTCATCGCCCACCTCTCGCGCGTGCTCTACAACAGCCGGCCGTTTCACCTCAAGTACCAGCTCCCGAACGAGGAGCTGGATTCCCTCGTCTCCGTCACTACCGATGAGGACTTCCACAACATGCTCGAGGAGTACGACCGCATCTCCTCGTCCGCGTCTGCTACGCCTTCTCGCATCCGATTGTTCCTCTTCCCCGATTCGCAAGGCTCGGCCCTCCTCGACCAGAAAGCCGACTCCTGGTTCTCCGATGCTTTGAACAATTCCACGATTGTGAGGAAGGGCCAGTCTACTGATTCCTGTACGCCCCGTGGATTGATGGGCCTTGATACTGTTGTTGGCTCCGACTTGCTCTCTGTCGAGGGTCAAGCGGAGTGTTTGAGTAGCAGTGGAGGTGGGGGCGGAGATGCTAAGCATGGATTGGAACTTGGTGGTTTGTTGCAGGAATCCTTGGTTTTGGAGACCAGTTCTTCGTTTGGCTCTACTAATTCTTCGATTTCAATGTCGAATTTGCCGGCGATTGGAGTTCACGGCGAGGAGACTGCTTTCAATTTGCTGGAAAAGAGGCTAAGAGTCCCCTCTTCGGCTTCTCTTGAAAG TGATATTAGTGTTGGAAGTGTTGGTTTTCAATCCAAACCATCAACATATCAAGAGCCATTTATTCAAGTTGTGTCTGGAGCAACAAGCTGCACTACCGAACCAGAAAGTCCCATCTCGAATGCTTCGAATTTGTTTCAGGCTCAAAAAATGGTTCAGGTTCCTGCATATCAAGTCTCCCAGCAGTCAGATGGGAAGGCACAACATCATGGGGTGCAGTATGTTCATGGAGGTCCCTACTACATACCTCAATATACTACGACTCCATTGCCATCGTCATCTTGCTATCCAGTGTATCAGGTTCCAGTGCAGCAGAGCCCATATACATTGAGTCAGCAATACCCAATTTACTTTGTTCCTGTGCATCCAACTCCGTCTATAAATATGTCAATGCAGTGTAGCGTAAATGATACTGCAACTATTTCTCCCAATCGACCCATACTGCATCCACAAGGACATGTTATCCCTCCGCCAACAGCTCAAAAGGATTTCCCGAGTGCTCAACAAGTACCTGACTCATCTGCAAAAGTTTACAGGACCATCCCAATATCAACTGTTCCTGTTAGTGCACCTTCCACTCAAGGTCAACAGCAGTTTGTCGGCCATCTTGAGGCACAATTCAGCTCCCAGCCTGTTTCTTCAACATCAGTTTCGGTGACTAATTATTCTGATGAGTTTGATGAGGACCTTTCTTACGCTCAAATATATAAGAGTCAGCCTCCAGCTCCAGCATTTATCTCTCAGTGTCAAACCATTACAAAGGGGCAACAGTACTCTTATAAGAGTCCTCAATGCAGCAATACCTAA
- the LOC116011866 gene encoding lipid phosphate phosphatase 2-like isoform X1 produces MSWCRLRSVFCLENFSWFSRGQGLTDQRSRTSNGGSDSFSHPYLPLITHDKKTAMREVQLGSHTLRSHGVKVARTHKHDWLILLLLAGIIAALNFIHPFYRFVGKDMMDDLKYPHKSNTVPFWVVPMYADVLPIFIFLIFYFYRRDVYDLHHAILGLLFSTLGTTVITDAIKDAVGRPRPDFFWRCFPDGKDVYDKWGNVICSGAKNIIKEGHKSFPSGHTSCFAVSFAGLGFLSLYLAGKIKAFDCRGHVAKLCLVWLPLLAAALVGISRVDDYRHHWQDVFAGGLLGYVVALFCYLQFFPPPHHVRGWATYAYFRAMDECGGTTPVNNGAGSLEAGVDNQETKRSDEAEAEAFMEIALADDRHSHSEDMKSGGGRHS; encoded by the exons ATGTCTTGGTGCCGCTTGAGATCCGTCTTTTGTCTTGAGAATTTCAGTTGGTTTTCCCGGGGTCAG GGGTTGACAGATCAAAGATCGAGGACTTCTAATGGTGGTAGTGATTCATTTTCTCACCCTTATTTGCCATTGATAACACATGATAAGAAG ACAGCAATGAGGGAAGTCCAGCTTGGATCACATACTCTAAGGTCTCATGGAGTCAAAGTGGCAAGGACACATAAGCATGACTGGCTGATTCTGCTGCTTCTTGCTGGGATTATAGCTGCTCTGAATTTTATTCATCCATTTTATCGTTTTGTTGGGAAAGATATGATGGATGATCTCAAGTATCCACATAAGAGTAATACTGTTCCTTTCTGGGTTGTGCCT ATGTATGCGGATGTGTTGCCAATTTTCATCTTTCTGATATTCTATTTTTACCGAAGAGATGTCTATGATCTTCATCATGCAATACTAG GGCTCTTATTCTCTACTCTGGGGACAACAGTTATCACAGATGCCATAAAAGATGCAGTTGGTCGGCCTAGACCAGACTTCTTTTGGCGTTGTTTTCCAGATGGGAAAGAT GTTTATGATAAATGGGGAAATGTTATATGCAGTGGTGCAAAAAATATCATAAAGGAGGGGCATAAGAGTTTTCCAAGTGGGCACACTTCCT GTTTTGCAGTGTCATTTGCTGGTCTTGGATTTCTGTCACTGTATTTAGCGGGGAAGATAAAAGCATTTGATTGCCGGGGTCATGTTGCAAAACTCTGTTTAGTTTGGCTTCCTCTTCTAGCTGCAGCTCTCGTTGGGATTTCTCGAGTGGATGACTACAGGCACCACTGGCAAGACGTGTTTGCTGGAGGTTTACTTG GTTATGTAGTTGCCTTGTTTTGCTACTTACAGTTCTTCCCACCCCCACATCATGTTCGAG GGTGGGCGACGTATGCATATTTCCGGGCTATGGATGAGTGTGGTGGAACTACTCCGGTCAACAATGGCGCAGGGAGCTTAGAGGCTGGAGTTGACAATCAAGAAACTAAAAGAAGTGATGAAGCTGAAGCTGAAGCATTCATGGAGATTGCTTTGGCTGACGATCGTCACTCACACTCAGAGGATATGAAGTCTGGTGGAGGAAGGCATTCTTGA
- the LOC116012835 gene encoding uncharacterized protein LOC116012835, whose amino-acid sequence MEVVMNPFKFNGAIKRAWRRRKYRRVEGTRKSVKVVRFGSKRSWRIKAVPKLRWKMLSPVKLWTRLKNAYVKMMLSFAGNVGYLGAGAGNGIEQKRIAGGKGKKMGYTTTEFENRLMYEIYKSLVPSMELYPMQ is encoded by the coding sequence ATGGAAGTTGTTATGAATCCGTTCAAGTTCAACGGGGCAATAAAGAGGGCGTGGAGGAGACGGAAGTACAGGCGCGTGGAGGGGACGAGGAAGAGCGTGAAGGTGGTGAGGTTTGGGTCTAAGCGGTCATGGCGGATAAAGGCGGTGCCGAAGCTGCGGTGGAAGATGCTGTCGCCGGTGAAGCTGTGGACTAGGTTGAAGAATGCGTATGTGAAGATGATGCTCAGCTTCGCCGGGAACGTCGGGTACCTCGGCGCCGGCGCCGGGAATGGGATTGAGCAAAAGAGAATCGCCGGAGGTAAGGGGAAAAAGATGGGGTATACCACAACTGAGTTTGAGAACAGGTTGATGTATGAGATTTACAAGTCCTTGGTGCCTTCAATGGAGTTGTACCCCATGCAATAA
- the LOC116011866 gene encoding lipid phosphate phosphatase 2-like isoform X3, whose protein sequence is MELSADSWILTPLYGLTDQRSRTSNGGSDSFSHPYLPLITHDKKTAMREVQLGSHTLRSHGVKVARTHKHDWLILLLLAGIIAALNFIHPFYRFVGKDMMDDLKYPHKSNTVPFWVVPMYADVLPIFIFLIFYFYRRDVYDLHHAILGLLFSTLGTTVITDAIKDAVGRPRPDFFWRCFPDGKDVYDKWGNVICSGAKNIIKEGHKSFPSGHTSCFAVSFAGLGFLSLYLAGKIKAFDCRGHVAKLCLVWLPLLAAALVGISRVDDYRHHWQDVFAGGLLGYVVALFCYLQFFPPPHHVRGWATYAYFRAMDECGGTTPVNNGAGSLEAGVDNQETKRSDEAEAEAFMEIALADDRHSHSEDMKSGGGRHS, encoded by the exons ATGGAGCTCTCCGCCGATTCATGGATACTAACACCATTATAT GGGTTGACAGATCAAAGATCGAGGACTTCTAATGGTGGTAGTGATTCATTTTCTCACCCTTATTTGCCATTGATAACACATGATAAGAAG ACAGCAATGAGGGAAGTCCAGCTTGGATCACATACTCTAAGGTCTCATGGAGTCAAAGTGGCAAGGACACATAAGCATGACTGGCTGATTCTGCTGCTTCTTGCTGGGATTATAGCTGCTCTGAATTTTATTCATCCATTTTATCGTTTTGTTGGGAAAGATATGATGGATGATCTCAAGTATCCACATAAGAGTAATACTGTTCCTTTCTGGGTTGTGCCT ATGTATGCGGATGTGTTGCCAATTTTCATCTTTCTGATATTCTATTTTTACCGAAGAGATGTCTATGATCTTCATCATGCAATACTAG GGCTCTTATTCTCTACTCTGGGGACAACAGTTATCACAGATGCCATAAAAGATGCAGTTGGTCGGCCTAGACCAGACTTCTTTTGGCGTTGTTTTCCAGATGGGAAAGAT GTTTATGATAAATGGGGAAATGTTATATGCAGTGGTGCAAAAAATATCATAAAGGAGGGGCATAAGAGTTTTCCAAGTGGGCACACTTCCT GTTTTGCAGTGTCATTTGCTGGTCTTGGATTTCTGTCACTGTATTTAGCGGGGAAGATAAAAGCATTTGATTGCCGGGGTCATGTTGCAAAACTCTGTTTAGTTTGGCTTCCTCTTCTAGCTGCAGCTCTCGTTGGGATTTCTCGAGTGGATGACTACAGGCACCACTGGCAAGACGTGTTTGCTGGAGGTTTACTTG GTTATGTAGTTGCCTTGTTTTGCTACTTACAGTTCTTCCCACCCCCACATCATGTTCGAG GGTGGGCGACGTATGCATATTTCCGGGCTATGGATGAGTGTGGTGGAACTACTCCGGTCAACAATGGCGCAGGGAGCTTAGAGGCTGGAGTTGACAATCAAGAAACTAAAAGAAGTGATGAAGCTGAAGCTGAAGCATTCATGGAGATTGCTTTGGCTGACGATCGTCACTCACACTCAGAGGATATGAAGTCTGGTGGAGGAAGGCATTCTTGA
- the LOC116012281 gene encoding 60S ribosomal protein L26-1-like — translation MKYNPRVSSSRRKCRKAHFTAPSSVRRVLMSAPLSSDLRNKYNVRSIPVRKDDEVMVVRGTYKGRDGKIVQVYRKKWVIHIERITREKVNGSTVNVGIHPSKVVVTKLKLDKDRKALLDRKAKGRAAGKDKGKFTVEDVAAAAGASSID, via the coding sequence ATGAAGTACAACCCCCGCGTTTCCAGCTCTCGCCGGAAGTGCCGGAAGGCACACTTCACCGCGCCGTCCAGCGTGCGCAGGGTGCTGATGAGCGCGCCCCTCTCGTCGGACCTCCGGAACAAGTACAATGTCCGTTCAATCCCCGTCCGGAAGGACGACGAGGTTATGGTGGTGCGCGGGACGTACAAGGGCCGCGACGGCAAGATCGTCCAGGTGTACCGTAAGAAATGGGTCATCCATATCGAGCGGATCACCCGGGAGAAGGTCAATGGCTCGACCGTCAACGTGGGTATCCACCCGTCCAAGGTCGTGGTCACCAAGCTGAAGCTGGACAAGGATCGCAAGGCTTTGCTCGACCGGAAGGCCAAAGGCAGAGCCGCCGGTAAGGACAAAGGCAAATTCACCGTCGAGGATgttgccgccgccgccggagcTTCATCTATTGATTAG
- the LOC116011866 gene encoding lipid phosphate phosphatase 2-like isoform X4, whose product MREVQLGSHTLRSHGVKVARTHKHDWLILLLLAGIIAALNFIHPFYRFVGKDMMDDLKYPHKSNTVPFWVVPMYADVLPIFIFLIFYFYRRDVYDLHHAILGLLFSTLGTTVITDAIKDAVGRPRPDFFWRCFPDGKDVYDKWGNVICSGAKNIIKEGHKSFPSGHTSCFAVSFAGLGFLSLYLAGKIKAFDCRGHVAKLCLVWLPLLAAALVGISRVDDYRHHWQDVFAGGLLGYVVALFCYLQFFPPPHHVRGWATYAYFRAMDECGGTTPVNNGAGSLEAGVDNQETKRSDEAEAEAFMEIALADDRHSHSEDMKSGGGRHS is encoded by the exons ATGAGGGAAGTCCAGCTTGGATCACATACTCTAAGGTCTCATGGAGTCAAAGTGGCAAGGACACATAAGCATGACTGGCTGATTCTGCTGCTTCTTGCTGGGATTATAGCTGCTCTGAATTTTATTCATCCATTTTATCGTTTTGTTGGGAAAGATATGATGGATGATCTCAAGTATCCACATAAGAGTAATACTGTTCCTTTCTGGGTTGTGCCT ATGTATGCGGATGTGTTGCCAATTTTCATCTTTCTGATATTCTATTTTTACCGAAGAGATGTCTATGATCTTCATCATGCAATACTAG GGCTCTTATTCTCTACTCTGGGGACAACAGTTATCACAGATGCCATAAAAGATGCAGTTGGTCGGCCTAGACCAGACTTCTTTTGGCGTTGTTTTCCAGATGGGAAAGAT GTTTATGATAAATGGGGAAATGTTATATGCAGTGGTGCAAAAAATATCATAAAGGAGGGGCATAAGAGTTTTCCAAGTGGGCACACTTCCT GTTTTGCAGTGTCATTTGCTGGTCTTGGATTTCTGTCACTGTATTTAGCGGGGAAGATAAAAGCATTTGATTGCCGGGGTCATGTTGCAAAACTCTGTTTAGTTTGGCTTCCTCTTCTAGCTGCAGCTCTCGTTGGGATTTCTCGAGTGGATGACTACAGGCACCACTGGCAAGACGTGTTTGCTGGAGGTTTACTTG GTTATGTAGTTGCCTTGTTTTGCTACTTACAGTTCTTCCCACCCCCACATCATGTTCGAG GGTGGGCGACGTATGCATATTTCCGGGCTATGGATGAGTGTGGTGGAACTACTCCGGTCAACAATGGCGCAGGGAGCTTAGAGGCTGGAGTTGACAATCAAGAAACTAAAAGAAGTGATGAAGCTGAAGCTGAAGCATTCATGGAGATTGCTTTGGCTGACGATCGTCACTCACACTCAGAGGATATGAAGTCTGGTGGAGGAAGGCATTCTTGA
- the LOC116012610 gene encoding protein PLASTID MOVEMENT IMPAIRED 2 — MMMEGRGRFGSVKAAIDMYGERIVEGNTALEKSHINSSEIRKLHMARRDAGRFSESRRVAESVKSQAETELSDAKKTVKDLSTRIEELNSRLKLRAADMEKLKKAKTPRGVSFGKTDYNGYAKVMKELGDAKREMNKLKQDMAAASEEKRRAVEEVSGSGSKMQSCSSTIEGLQREIEEINEEIVVVELARIEAIKECRAIEAQRAEEAKKHSALIEKMREKINGLIQQTDRAEKLETELAAANLDARILESELKQVREMDKSIQRNAKPNLEEKESAELESINKELEAAKRALASVKEESFKFMTSMDDTRNELKRISEEKAQCMKKYEKGDVTIQNLSAKLLRAKAKLEAASASEEKANSIASNLSLTLEQLKAGVEAAKNERVAAMEETAKVKEEIQKTNSETDLAEDKLQAAIQELKNVKSSEGIALENLRAVVEKTIRNRASKKSSKIIISKFEYEYLTGRAAMAEEIADKKVAAAEAWVKALEASEKEIIMRTEMIEKETRELKAEEERSLSATAMVERELHKWENSQRKSMNTSGKLTPGRRSKYRKSASPAFRLTRRSTSFTVTGRRKVLPKIAKFFGGRSSEGNM; from the exons ATGATGATGGAGGGTAGAGGGAGATTTGGGTCAGTGAAAGCAGCCATTGATATGTACGGAGAAAGGATTGTTGAAGGCAACACTGCACTCGAGAAATCCCATATAAATTCTTCAGAG ATAAGAAAGCTTCACATGGCGAGAAGAGACGCGGGGCGGTTCAGCGAGAGCAGAAGAGTTGCAGAGAGTGTGAAATCCCAAGCAGAAACCGAGCTTTCAGATGCGAAGAAGACAGTGAAAGATTTGTCAACAAGGATTGAAGAACTGAATTCAAGGCTAAAGCTCCGGGCTGCGGATATGGAGAAACTGAAGAAGGCGAAAACCCCCAGGGGAGTGAGTTTTGGGAAGACAGACTACAATGGGTACGCGAAAGTGATGAAGGAATTGGGAGACGCGAAGCGAGAAATGAATAAACTCAAGCAAGATATGGCTGCAGCTTCAGAGGAAAAAAGGAGGGCTGTGGAAGAAGTGAGTGGTTCAGGCTCAAAAATGCAGTCTTGTTCAAGCACAATTGAGGGTTTACAGAGGGAGATCGAGGAGATCAATGAAGAGATTGTGGTTGTTGAGTTGGCTCGAATTGAAGCCATTAAAGAGTGCAGAGCCATTGAAGCTCAGAGAGCAGAAGAAGCCAAGAAACACTCTGCTCTGATAGAGAAGATGAGGGAGAAGATTAATGGTTTGATCCAACAGACTGACAGAGCTGAAAAGCTTGAAACAGAACTGGCTGCTGCAAATTTGGATGCCAGGATCTTAGAGAGTGAACTGAAACAAGTGAGGGAAATGGATAAAAGTATTCAGAGAAATGCTAAGCCTAATCTCGAGGAAAAGGAATCCGCGGAATTGGAGTCAATCAACAAGGAACTTGAAGCAGCAAAGAGGGCATTAGCTTCTGTTAAGGAAGAAAGCTTCAAGTTCATGACTTCCATGGATGATACAAGAAATGAGCTAAAGCGCATATCAGAAGAAAAGGCTCAATGCATGAAGAAATACGAGAAGGGGGATGTAACAATTCAGAACCTGAGCGCGAAGCTCCTTAGAGCAAAAGCCAAGCTGGAGGCTGCATCTGCATCTGAAGAAAAAGCCAACTCCATCGCCTCAAATTTATCCCTCACTCTTGAGCAACTAAAGGCAGGAGTCGAGGCTGCCAAGAATGAAAGAGTTGCTGCCATGGAAGAAACTGCAAAAGTTAAGGAAGAAATTCAGAAAACGAATTCTGAAACAGACTTGGCTGAGGACAAACTCCAAGCTGCAATACAAGAGCTTAAGAATGTTAAGTCATCAGAAGGGATAGCACTGGAAAATCTAAGAGCTGTTGTAGAAAAGACAATAAGAAATAGAGCTTCTAAGAAGAGCTCCAAGATAATCATCTCAAAATTTGAATATGAATACTTAACAGGGCGTGCAGCTATGGCAGAAGAAATTGCAGATAAGAAAGTTGCAGCAGCTGAGGCTTGGGTCAAAGCTTTGGAAGCAAGTGAAAAGGAAATCATAATGAGAACAGAGATGATTGAGAAGGAAACAAGAGAGCTTAAGGCAGAGGAAGAGCGTTCACTCTCTGCAACAGCTATGGTTGAAAGAGAGTTGCACAAGTGGGAAAACTCTCAACGAAAATCAATGAACACAAGCGGAAAGCTGACACCAGGCAGACGATCAAAGTACCGAAAGTCTGCATCTCCAGCATTTAGGCTCACACGTAGATCAACCTCCTTCACAGTTACAGGGAGAAGAAAGGTATTGCCAAAAATCGCCAAATTTTTTGGTGGCAGGAGCTCTGAGGGTAACATGTGA
- the LOC116011866 gene encoding lipid phosphate phosphatase 2-like isoform X2, giving the protein MSWCRLRSVFCLENFSWFSRGQGLTDQRSRTSNGGSDSFSHPYLPLITHDKKTAMREVQLGSHTLRSHGVKVARTHKHDWLILLLLAGIIAALNFIHPFYRFVGKDMMDDLKYPHKSNTVPFWVVPMYADVLPIFIFLIFYFYRRDVYDLHHAILGLLFSTLGTTVITDAIKDAVGRPRPDFFWRCFPDGKDVYDKWGNVICSGAKNIIKEGHKSFPSGHTSLSFAGLGFLSLYLAGKIKAFDCRGHVAKLCLVWLPLLAAALVGISRVDDYRHHWQDVFAGGLLGYVVALFCYLQFFPPPHHVRGWATYAYFRAMDECGGTTPVNNGAGSLEAGVDNQETKRSDEAEAEAFMEIALADDRHSHSEDMKSGGGRHS; this is encoded by the exons ATGTCTTGGTGCCGCTTGAGATCCGTCTTTTGTCTTGAGAATTTCAGTTGGTTTTCCCGGGGTCAG GGGTTGACAGATCAAAGATCGAGGACTTCTAATGGTGGTAGTGATTCATTTTCTCACCCTTATTTGCCATTGATAACACATGATAAGAAG ACAGCAATGAGGGAAGTCCAGCTTGGATCACATACTCTAAGGTCTCATGGAGTCAAAGTGGCAAGGACACATAAGCATGACTGGCTGATTCTGCTGCTTCTTGCTGGGATTATAGCTGCTCTGAATTTTATTCATCCATTTTATCGTTTTGTTGGGAAAGATATGATGGATGATCTCAAGTATCCACATAAGAGTAATACTGTTCCTTTCTGGGTTGTGCCT ATGTATGCGGATGTGTTGCCAATTTTCATCTTTCTGATATTCTATTTTTACCGAAGAGATGTCTATGATCTTCATCATGCAATACTAG GGCTCTTATTCTCTACTCTGGGGACAACAGTTATCACAGATGCCATAAAAGATGCAGTTGGTCGGCCTAGACCAGACTTCTTTTGGCGTTGTTTTCCAGATGGGAAAGAT GTTTATGATAAATGGGGAAATGTTATATGCAGTGGTGCAAAAAATATCATAAAGGAGGGGCATAAGAGTTTTCCAAGTGGGCACACTTCCT TGTCATTTGCTGGTCTTGGATTTCTGTCACTGTATTTAGCGGGGAAGATAAAAGCATTTGATTGCCGGGGTCATGTTGCAAAACTCTGTTTAGTTTGGCTTCCTCTTCTAGCTGCAGCTCTCGTTGGGATTTCTCGAGTGGATGACTACAGGCACCACTGGCAAGACGTGTTTGCTGGAGGTTTACTTG GTTATGTAGTTGCCTTGTTTTGCTACTTACAGTTCTTCCCACCCCCACATCATGTTCGAG GGTGGGCGACGTATGCATATTTCCGGGCTATGGATGAGTGTGGTGGAACTACTCCGGTCAACAATGGCGCAGGGAGCTTAGAGGCTGGAGTTGACAATCAAGAAACTAAAAGAAGTGATGAAGCTGAAGCTGAAGCATTCATGGAGATTGCTTTGGCTGACGATCGTCACTCACACTCAGAGGATATGAAGTCTGGTGGAGGAAGGCATTCTTGA